From Nerophis lumbriciformis linkage group LG11, RoL_Nlum_v2.1, whole genome shotgun sequence, one genomic window encodes:
- the rhbdf1b gene encoding inactive rhomboid protein 1 isoform X3, whose protein sequence is MSHSLDPSWGAVNRGTADWFGVSKDSDSTQRWRRKSLQHCSQLYGGLKAQVMRSMELPSQDNISPASTDIPPPLYLHHPSQHPYGMQRIVDPLARGRAFRAAEEVDFNVPPAPVTPCGASLCSFSSSQSALNRLPRRRKRQSVAVMSLKAAAALMKGRTLSESTTGRCRTRSFLPRGVFEDDTVDFPDDLDTSFFTGEGLQDELSSYADEVFETASEAARQMDEGELTGSALDRNELERSHLMLPSERGWRKSKDGSPVQPKLRFNHDVVSRQRGQRIVVPVQKLFAREKRPYGLGLVGRLTNRTYRKRIDSYVKRQIEDMDDHRPFFSYWITFVHLLITILAVSIYGIAPIGFSQHETVDSVLRNQGVYENVKFVQQQNFWIGPSSEALIHLGAKFSPCMRQDQEIHRLVQEIRAKERESGCCVRNDRSGCLQTSQDECSTTLALWVKWPQHPSATYLNNKLRQYGAVCHQDPRICQEPASVSPHEWPEDITKWPVCTKYNFGNHTNLPHIDCTITGRPCCIGTKGRCEITSREYCEFMHGHFHEEATLCSQVACMDDVCGLLPFLNPEVPDQFSRLWLSLFLHAGILHCLVSVLFQMTVLRDLEKLAGWLRISIIYMLSGIAGNLASAIFLPYRAEVGPAGSQFGILACLFVELFQSWQILERPWRAFAKLFAISAFFFSFGLLPWIDNFAHIGGFVSGFFLSFAFLPYISFGRLDMYRKRVQICVFLLVFLGLVFGLAVLFYVYPVKCDWCEYLTCIPITDEFCEKYDLNAKLVGPK, encoded by the exons ATGAGCCATAGCCTGGACCCTTCCTGGGGTGCTGTCAACAG GGGTACAGCAGACTGGTTCGGGGTAAGCAAGGACAGTGACAGCACCCAGCGATGGAGGAGGAAGAGCCTGCAGCACTGCAGCCAGCTCTACGGGGGTCTCAAGGCTCAGGTGATGAGGAGCATGGAGCTACCCAGCCAGGACAACATCTCCCCGGCCAGCACCGACATCCCTCCTCCCCTCTACCTCCACCACCCCAGTCAACATCCCTATGGCATGCAGAGG ATTGTGGACCCCCTGGCTCGGGGTCGTGCCTTCCGTGCGGCGGAAGAGGTCGACTTCAACGTCCCGCCAGCTCCCGTCACGCCATGCGGCGCCTCGCTCTGCTCCTTTTCCAGCTCACAATCGGCCCTCAACCGGTTGCCACGACGACGCAAACGGCAGTCGGTTGCTGTCATGAGTCTGAAAGCTGCCGCGGCACTAATGAAG GGCCGTACATTAAGCGAAAGCACAACAGGCCGATGCCGAACGCGAAGTTTCCTGCCACGCGGTGTCTTCGAAGACGACACTGTGGACTTCCCCGATGATCTGGATACATCTTTCTTCACTGGA GAGGGCCTGCAGGATGAGCTGTCCAGCTATGCCGATGAGGTTTTCGAGACGGCGTCGGAGGCTGCACGTCAAATGGATGAGGGCGAGCTGACAGGAAGTGCTTTGGATAGAAATGAACTGGAGAGGAGCCACCTGATGCT GCCATCAGAGCGAGGATGGCGCAAGTCAAAAGACGGCTCGCCGGTCCAACCTAAGCTGCGTTTTAATCACGACGTGGTGAGTCGACAGCGTGGCCAAAGAATCGTGGTTCCCGTTCAGAAGCTGTTTGCCCGAGAAAAGAGGCCTTACGGGCTAGGCCTGGTCGGCCGCCTTACCAACCGTACGTATCGCAAGCGCATTGACAGTTACGTCAAAAGGCAGATTGAGGACATGGATGATcacag GCCTTTCTTTAGCTACTGGATCACATTTGTGCATTTACTCATCACCATTCTGGCTGTCTCCATCTACGGCATCGCTCCTATCGGCTTCTCTCAACACGAAACTGTTGATTCA GTACTACGGAACCAGGGGGTGTATGAAAATGTGAAATTTGTGCAGCAACAAAATTTCTGGATCGGCCCAAGCTCA GAGGCGCTGATCCACCTGGGAGCCAAGTTTTCCCCGTGCATGCGTCAGGATCAGGAAATCCACAGGCTGGTCCAGGAGATAAGGGCCAAAGAGAGAGAGTCTGGATGCTGCGTGAGGAACGATCGCTCTGGCTGCTTACAGACCTCTCAAGACGAGTGCTCG ACCACCTTGGCATTGTGGGTAAAGTGGCCTCAGCACCCCAGTGCCACTTATTTGAATAATAAACTACGCCAATACGGTGCAGTCTGCCATCAGGATCCCAG AATTTGTCAGGAGCCTGCCTCTGTTTCACCTCATGAATGGCCTGAAGACATCACCAAGTGGCCA GTTTGCACAAAGTACAATTTTGGGAATCACACCAACCTCCCCCACATCGATTGTACCATCACAGGCCGGCCCTGCTGCATTGGAACAAAAGGACG GTGTGAAATCACCTCCAGAGAGTACTGTGAATTTATGCATGGCCACTTCCATGAAGAAGCCACTCTTTGTTCAcag GTTGCCTGCATGGATGACGTGTGTGGTTTACTGCCTTTCCTCAACCCAGAAGTCCCAGATCAGTTTTCCCGACTCTGGCTGTCCCTCTTTCTTCATGCTGG AATCCTACACTGCCTGGTGTCCGTGTTGTTCCAAATGACCGTTCTTCGAGATCTGGAgaagctggctggctggctgcgaATCTCCATCATCTACATGCTTAGTGGCATTGCGGGCAACCTGGCCTCCGCCATTTTCCTGCCCTACAGAGCGGAG GTGGGTCCGGCTGGTAGTCAGTTTGGCATCCTGGCGTGTCTTTTTGTCGAGCTCTTTCAGAGCTGGCAGATCCTTGAGCGTCCATGGCGGGCGTTTGCCAAGCTGTTTGCCATTTCagcgttcttcttctctttcGGCTTGTTGCCCTGGATCGACAACTTTGCCCACATCGGTGGTTTTGTCTCAGGATTTTTCCTGTCCTTTGCCTTCCTGCCGTATATCAG